In Roseiconus lacunae, a genomic segment contains:
- a CDS encoding DUF6513 domain-containing protein — protein sequence MNPNYSARHYHFVTGKLAASAVGDIVSKLSERYGFGYSIDVLPITVAALMTAKWIAKRVSPPESTTHVVVPGYCDRELDALTQRLDEMGQAELVVGPKDCRDMGQLFGQQRPPLNLDQYDIEIIAEINHAPRLTIAEVVRQAKRLVADGANRIDLGCDPSAPSESIDGYVSALVELGIQVSIDTFDPGEAERAIQAGASLVLSVNSGNRDKAVDWPAEVVVIPDTPSDLDSLDATVEFLSRRNVAMRLDPILEPIGAGLAESLVRYAETRRRYPELAMMMGIGNLTELSDVDSAGINLILLGICQELRIESVLTTQVINWARTSVRECDLARRIVRASVRRRTPPKNMSDGLVMLRDHRQVPYSPEMFEELAVAIKDNNYRLFAQDDQIHLVSRQLHLQDEDAFGLFAQLLEQPISDNVDPGHAFYLGFEMAKATIALQLGKQYDQDRALRWGILTQEERSHRLERTNRHRRSQESDQ from the coding sequence ATGAACCCGAACTACTCCGCACGACACTACCATTTCGTCACTGGGAAACTTGCAGCGTCTGCCGTTGGTGATATCGTCTCGAAGTTGTCCGAGCGTTATGGGTTTGGCTACTCGATTGACGTGTTGCCGATCACAGTCGCAGCATTGATGACCGCCAAATGGATCGCCAAACGCGTGTCACCACCGGAGTCGACGACACATGTGGTAGTTCCCGGTTACTGCGATCGCGAACTTGACGCGTTAACGCAACGCTTGGACGAAATGGGCCAAGCGGAATTGGTTGTTGGCCCTAAAGATTGCCGCGATATGGGTCAATTATTCGGCCAGCAGCGACCTCCGCTGAACCTTGATCAATATGACATCGAAATCATCGCCGAGATCAACCACGCGCCACGATTGACCATCGCAGAAGTCGTTCGACAAGCCAAGCGACTTGTCGCCGACGGGGCGAATCGGATTGACCTGGGGTGTGATCCGTCTGCACCATCGGAATCAATCGACGGGTACGTTTCGGCGTTGGTTGAACTGGGGATCCAGGTCAGTATCGACACGTTCGATCCGGGCGAAGCGGAGCGGGCAATTCAAGCGGGCGCCTCGTTGGTCTTGAGTGTCAATTCTGGCAATCGTGACAAAGCTGTCGATTGGCCAGCCGAAGTCGTCGTGATTCCGGATACACCGAGTGACCTGGACAGTTTGGATGCGACGGTCGAATTCTTATCGCGAAGAAATGTTGCCATGCGATTGGACCCGATTCTCGAGCCAATTGGTGCCGGACTTGCTGAGAGCCTGGTGCGGTATGCGGAAACGCGGCGGCGTTATCCAGAACTTGCGATGATGATGGGCATCGGAAATTTAACCGAGCTTTCGGATGTCGATTCTGCCGGTATCAATTTGATACTGCTGGGGATCTGCCAAGAGCTGCGCATCGAAAGCGTTTTGACGACGCAAGTGATCAACTGGGCACGGACCAGCGTCCGCGAATGCGATTTGGCTCGGCGAATCGTGCGTGCGTCTGTCCGGCGGCGAACGCCTCCCAAAAACATGTCCGACGGATTGGTGATGTTGCGAGATCATCGGCAAGTGCCATACTCACCCGAGATGTTCGAGGAACTCGCCGTAGCGATCAAAGACAATAACTACCGTCTGTTTGCCCAAGACGATCAGATCCACTTGGTTTCTCGTCAGCTTCACCTTCAAGACGAGGATGCGTTCGGTTTATTCGCCCAACTGCTGGAACAGCCAATTTCGGACAACGTCGATCCGGGGCACGCGTTCTATTTAGGATTTGAGATGGCCAAGGCGACGATCGCGCTACAATTGGGCAAGCAGTACGACCAGGATCGCGCGCTGCGATGGGGGATTTTAACCCAGGAAGAACGTTCGCACCGACTTGAACGCACCAATCGCCATCGTCGCTCGCAAGAATCGGACCAGTGA
- a CDS encoding glycosyltransferase family protein gives MSIPNVAFLHCHFRRGGVTQVVENQVAALVRHGTANICLLSGGRNEGLSASTETHADVRRIEGLDYDSVMQTQAGGTLESDLLSRGLELAKLIHASLSGIGWVPDRSVLHWHNHSLGKNVAIPIAIGVLANRFGYRQVLQIHDFAEDFRPENYGRLIQAAMDAGYANPAGKTNEHELPGPASVNRFLFPVAASIRYATLTSGDATLLSQIGVEANSIDVLPNGVALDIHSMMGREEARKKLLSAAALPSEATWCVYPVRGIRRKNVGEFLLLSRLMPEGLHSGLTLPPTTPIELASYERWKAVADRFAPRAVFDAGIIPGVSFVDNLAACSFVLSTSAAEGFGMAFLEPWLARRGVVARRLSHVTDDFQRAGVDLDRLYDAVEIPGSAAWVTECLQESGEAYRNAWKPIRDRFGDQFVGASTSESDRAIATHHIDFARLIPKRQIEVLRRMDADKGFEDEIRAANPVLGRSISTPFADQQLERNHDQIGHAYSIEATAQRLVRVYQRFGDSSGSESFLHASHSDQSLATLINRSRPFFPCRVESEIA, from the coding sequence GTGTCTATTCCCAACGTCGCTTTTCTCCATTGCCACTTTCGACGCGGCGGGGTAACTCAGGTCGTCGAAAACCAGGTTGCGGCACTCGTTCGGCACGGCACGGCCAACATTTGCTTGTTATCCGGTGGCCGAAACGAAGGGCTATCGGCGTCGACCGAGACGCACGCGGATGTTCGTCGCATCGAAGGACTCGATTATGACAGTGTCATGCAAACGCAGGCCGGGGGGACTCTTGAAAGCGACTTACTGTCGCGCGGATTGGAACTCGCCAAATTGATTCATGCATCGCTCAGCGGCATCGGCTGGGTCCCCGATCGATCGGTCCTTCATTGGCATAACCATTCGTTAGGGAAAAATGTCGCCATTCCGATCGCCATCGGTGTTCTGGCAAACCGATTTGGTTACCGACAGGTACTTCAGATCCACGACTTCGCCGAAGATTTTCGTCCGGAAAACTATGGCAGGTTGATTCAAGCGGCGATGGACGCTGGCTATGCGAACCCAGCAGGCAAAACGAACGAACACGAGTTGCCCGGACCGGCGAGTGTCAACCGATTCCTGTTCCCCGTTGCGGCCTCGATCCGTTATGCCACGTTAACCTCCGGCGACGCGACCTTGCTTTCACAAATTGGTGTGGAAGCCAACTCGATCGATGTCTTACCTAACGGGGTTGCGTTGGATATTCATTCGATGATGGGGCGTGAAGAGGCAAGGAAGAAGCTTCTATCGGCCGCCGCTCTTCCCAGTGAAGCGACGTGGTGTGTTTATCCGGTACGCGGTATCCGCCGAAAAAACGTAGGCGAGTTCTTGCTGCTTTCACGTCTAATGCCGGAAGGTTTGCATTCCGGGCTAACTCTGCCACCGACGACGCCGATTGAACTCGCATCTTACGAGCGATGGAAAGCGGTCGCCGATCGCTTCGCACCACGGGCGGTATTTGATGCGGGCATCATTCCCGGTGTTTCATTTGTCGACAACTTGGCGGCCTGCTCCTTTGTCTTGTCGACCAGTGCGGCAGAAGGATTTGGCATGGCTTTCTTGGAACCGTGGTTGGCAAGACGTGGGGTGGTCGCGCGGCGGCTGTCTCACGTAACCGATGATTTTCAACGTGCGGGCGTGGATCTTGATCGTCTCTATGACGCAGTGGAGATTCCCGGATCGGCCGCATGGGTCACCGAGTGTCTTCAAGAATCGGGCGAAGCCTATCGAAACGCCTGGAAACCGATTCGTGACCGGTTTGGTGATCAGTTTGTCGGGGCATCGACGTCGGAATCAGATCGCGCAATCGCTACTCACCACATTGATTTCGCGCGATTAATACCCAAACGGCAAATCGAAGTCTTACGACGAATGGACGCAGACAAAGGCTTCGAAGACGAAATCCGGGCGGCAAACCCGGTGCTGGGGCGTTCGATCTCAACACCATTTGCCGACCAGCAGCTAGAACGCAATCACGATCAGATCGGGCACGCGTATTCGATCGAGGCGACCGCACAACGTCTCGTGCGAGTCTATCAACGGTTCGGTGATTCATCAGGATCCGAATCGTTCCTACACGCTTCACACTCCGATCAATCGCTGGCAACCCTGATCAATCGGTCACGTCCATTTTTTCCATGTCGTGTTGAATCGGAGATCGCTTAA
- a CDS encoding flavin reductase family protein, translated as MELDVSELSVQETYLRMVQMITPRPIAWVSTESKDGVANLAPFSFFSGIGANPPTLCFAPANNPDGSPKDTLENIRQTGQFAVNIVSEATAEAMHQSADPVAPEVDEFELVGVGGIRCVKIAVPRVEQAIATMECTLHSTIGLGTGPGGANLVIGNVVYFHLDDALADEKVLKTIGRVGRRHYTKVDQTFQL; from the coding sequence ATGGAACTTGACGTTTCAGAACTTTCGGTCCAGGAAACGTACCTGCGAATGGTTCAGATGATCACGCCGCGACCGATCGCGTGGGTGTCGACTGAATCAAAAGACGGCGTCGCCAACCTTGCCCCGTTTTCATTCTTTAGTGGTATCGGTGCGAATCCCCCGACGCTGTGCTTCGCACCGGCTAATAATCCCGACGGATCTCCGAAGGACACGTTGGAGAACATCCGTCAGACCGGCCAATTTGCCGTTAACATCGTCAGTGAAGCGACGGCGGAGGCGATGCATCAGTCCGCCGATCCTGTTGCCCCCGAAGTCGACGAGTTCGAACTCGTCGGGGTCGGCGGAATTCGGTGCGTTAAGATTGCGGTCCCCCGTGTCGAACAAGCAATCGCGACGATGGAATGCACACTTCACTCAACGATTGGACTTGGAACCGGTCCGGGCGGTGCCAACTTGGTCATCGGAAATGTCGTCTACTTTCATCTCGATGATGCCTTGGCCGACGAAAAAGTCCTAAAAACCATCGGCCGTGTCGGGCGACGACACTACACGAAAGTCGACCAAACGTTTCAGCTTTGA
- a CDS encoding RluA family pseudouridine synthase — protein sequence MNHPPKNTATKTDSMSSDSLSPIEVIWRCDNAIAINKPSGLATQAPAGIESVESRLIAQLSRQDAYLAFPHRLDRAVSGVLLVALTKRAARLLSGQFASRKTTKHYVAIVQGQAMLDEVWEDYLCKTKGKPRTEVVEQNSEGAKLASTIVRTIDMDANRDQTRLELQPLTGRMHQLRVQTSSRGFPIVGDNLYGGRAIPVEQVKPPLVDRILLHAAKLEFFNPTSGKRESVVASCSF from the coding sequence ATGAACCATCCACCAAAGAACACGGCGACCAAGACTGACAGCATGTCTTCGGACTCTCTCTCGCCGATCGAAGTGATTTGGAGATGCGATAACGCGATCGCGATCAACAAACCAAGCGGCTTGGCAACACAAGCGCCAGCCGGAATCGAGAGCGTGGAAAGTCGTTTGATCGCGCAGCTTTCACGCCAAGATGCTTACTTGGCATTTCCACATCGTCTGGACCGTGCCGTGAGTGGCGTTTTGCTTGTCGCACTTACCAAACGCGCCGCTCGGTTACTTAGCGGGCAATTCGCATCACGCAAAACAACGAAGCACTACGTCGCGATTGTTCAAGGGCAAGCGATGCTCGACGAAGTCTGGGAGGACTACCTTTGTAAGACCAAAGGTAAGCCACGAACGGAAGTGGTTGAGCAGAATTCCGAAGGTGCGAAGCTCGCTTCGACAATCGTACGGACGATCGATATGGACGCGAATCGTGACCAGACACGGTTGGAGCTTCAGCCATTGACAGGCCGAATGCATCAGTTGCGTGTGCAAACGTCATCGCGTGGATTTCCGATCGTCGGTGATAATCTGTACGGAGGCAGAGCAATCCCGGTCGAACAAGTCAAACCACCTTTGGTCGATCGGATTTTGCTGCACGCGGCAAAACTGGAATTTTTTAACCCGACCAGTGGGAAACGTGAAAGCGTGGTCGCGAGTTGTTCGTTCTGA
- a CDS encoding segregation and condensation protein A — MTFRVQLATYNGPMDLLLYLARRQEVSLSELSLAKVIDQYGEYLELLQELDLTDIGDFLDLASTLVELKSQMVLPKTVEEEEPQTEQLDDPQSELVERLLQYKEIRDAASVLDEMAHRWQMRYPRLSDDLPKRRIDPGDQPIADLEIWDLVSAFGRIMRESAGPPPTEVIYDDTPIHVYMKRIHQHLSSNPRVPLMDLVDMGLHKSAVIGWFLATLELTRHHGAAVEEDEGGDIVIVKTDHYSSDLSVNEVDNYGSNGKVATNLPNQPR, encoded by the coding sequence ATGACCTTTCGAGTTCAATTGGCGACATACAACGGGCCGATGGACCTGTTGCTTTATTTGGCGCGACGGCAGGAAGTAAGTCTGTCCGAGTTATCGCTTGCCAAGGTGATCGATCAATACGGCGAGTACCTTGAGCTACTGCAAGAGCTCGATCTGACCGACATCGGCGATTTTTTGGACCTGGCCAGCACACTCGTCGAGCTGAAAAGTCAGATGGTGCTTCCGAAGACGGTCGAAGAGGAGGAGCCACAGACCGAGCAGCTCGACGACCCGCAGTCCGAATTGGTCGAACGTCTTCTACAGTACAAGGAGATCCGCGATGCGGCGTCGGTACTCGACGAAATGGCCCATCGTTGGCAAATGCGCTACCCCCGTCTTTCCGATGATTTGCCCAAGCGTCGCATCGATCCAGGCGATCAACCGATTGCCGATTTGGAGATTTGGGATTTGGTCAGCGCCTTCGGACGGATCATGCGCGAATCCGCCGGCCCGCCGCCGACCGAAGTGATTTACGATGATACGCCGATCCACGTTTACATGAAGCGTATTCACCAGCACCTTTCATCGAATCCGCGGGTGCCGTTGATGGACCTGGTTGACATGGGGCTACACAAGTCGGCCGTCATTGGTTGGTTCCTCGCGACGTTGGAATTGACACGCCACCACGGCGCCGCGGTAGAAGAAGACGAGGGTGGTGACATTGTGATCGTCAAGACGGATCATTATTCTTCGGACCTGTCGGTCAACGAAGTCGATAACTACGGTAGCAACGGGAAGGTCGCTACTAACTTGCCGAACCAACCACGTTGA
- a CDS encoding DUF952 domain-containing protein, translated as MIYKILPRSVWELAKQDGVFSGHGIDLDDGFIHLSDVSQVAGTLERYFMGHGDLLLLEVLTQPLGASLRWEASRNGEKFPHVYGDIPIEAIVTVHQLPLDDQGHHRLPGGLNRVDKGHGN; from the coding sequence GTGATCTACAAAATATTGCCGCGATCGGTTTGGGAGTTGGCGAAACAGGATGGTGTTTTTTCGGGGCATGGGATCGATCTTGATGATGGATTCATTCATCTATCGGATGTGTCGCAGGTCGCCGGAACGTTGGAACGCTACTTTATGGGGCATGGCGATTTGCTCCTGTTGGAAGTCCTTACGCAACCACTGGGGGCGTCACTTCGCTGGGAAGCTTCACGCAACGGAGAAAAGTTTCCGCATGTGTACGGCGACATCCCAATCGAAGCGATCGTCACTGTGCATCAGTTGCCCCTGGACGACCAGGGACACCATCGATTGCCAGGTGGCTTGAACCGTGTCGACAAGGGGCACGGGAATTAG
- a CDS encoding menaquinone biosynthetic enzyme MqnA/MqnD family protein, producing MTRIGAVSYLNTKPLIHGLRDALPEGDTLSLNLPSRLAEQLDHGELDVALIPSVEYFRGLARHTTSDHYQIISDAVIACRGPVWSVRLVSRVPVSEIRTLALDEGSRTSAALVRVLLWQLHKIRPQTTILPIEQPPEAADADAVLIIGDRAMRPETGLYEEIWDLGDRWCRHTELPFVFAMWIARPGVDVNYLVPILESCRDRGLEASETIARQYAASHGLTTEDLYRYFAENLHFTLGPKERAGLASFRQGCEELGLISDGRTVG from the coding sequence ATGACCCGCATCGGTGCAGTTTCTTACCTGAATACCAAACCGTTGATTCACGGTTTGCGCGACGCACTGCCGGAGGGCGATACACTCTCGCTGAATTTGCCCAGCAGGCTCGCCGAACAGCTCGATCATGGAGAGTTAGATGTCGCGTTGATCCCCTCGGTCGAGTACTTTCGAGGACTTGCGCGGCACACCACTTCTGATCATTATCAAATCATTTCAGACGCCGTCATCGCGTGTCGCGGACCCGTTTGGAGCGTACGATTGGTTAGTCGGGTACCCGTCAGTGAAATTCGCACCCTGGCGCTCGACGAGGGGAGCCGCACGAGCGCCGCGCTCGTGCGAGTTTTGCTTTGGCAACTACACAAGATTCGACCTCAGACAACGATCTTGCCGATCGAGCAGCCACCCGAAGCTGCCGATGCCGACGCGGTGTTGATCATTGGTGACCGCGCGATGCGCCCGGAGACGGGATTGTACGAAGAAATCTGGGATCTTGGCGATCGATGGTGCCGACACACCGAGCTTCCCTTTGTGTTCGCGATGTGGATTGCGCGACCGGGGGTGGACGTCAATTACCTCGTCCCGATTTTGGAATCCTGTCGGGATCGAGGCCTGGAGGCGTCGGAGACGATTGCGCGGCAGTACGCCGCATCGCACGGCCTGACAACCGAAGACCTATATCGATATTTTGCAGAGAACTTACACTTTACCTTGGGGCCGAAAGAACGCGCCGGTCTGGCCAGCTTTCGTCAGGGCTGCGAAGAACTGGGACTGATCAGTGACGGCCGCACAGTCGGCTAG
- a CDS encoding serine/threonine protein kinase, with amino-acid sequence MESTTRFEPNLTITHDGQPRPAGDADLVHWYDQLIDRRKVSWTGHHHMIRLLGRGGQGEVYLTEYRGTDNFTVPVAMKIFSPEHYQTARAYEDAMHRIATIASKVALIQHDNLLAVQNFFERNRIRVMMMEWIDGYDLRQLLSPDGLTLLKRNLDNRRYRYINDVIITHGHDFLRFKAGVAVAIMRDCLAALAALHREGIVHGDVKPANIMLKRSGHAKLIDMGSAIEYKNPPRERECTPLYAAPEVLENERATPRSDLASVGYVLIELLSGRNIFAGNEKLRDLINAKIELPGRLRDLLPSEVCRNELLMQFLLGLISPDPTRRFPNAEAAEHVDTGAAAFHRQLVIGDMATEYNNDIRLWLEELRRLEIEP; translated from the coding sequence ATGGAGTCGACCACCCGCTTCGAACCTAATCTGACGATTACTCACGACGGCCAGCCACGCCCCGCTGGCGATGCCGATCTCGTCCATTGGTACGACCAACTGATCGATCGCCGGAAAGTCAGTTGGACCGGCCACCATCACATGATTCGCCTACTCGGCCGTGGCGGTCAGGGCGAAGTCTATTTGACCGAGTATCGCGGGACGGACAACTTTACCGTTCCCGTCGCGATGAAAATCTTTTCGCCGGAACACTACCAGACCGCGCGAGCGTACGAGGACGCGATGCATCGGATCGCGACGATCGCGTCAAAAGTCGCGCTGATCCAGCATGACAATCTGTTGGCCGTGCAGAACTTTTTTGAACGCAATCGTATCCGTGTCATGATGATGGAGTGGATCGATGGCTATGACTTGCGTCAACTGTTGTCGCCGGATGGTTTGACGCTGCTCAAACGCAACCTGGACAACCGCCGCTATCGATACATTAACGATGTCATCATCACGCACGGACATGATTTTTTGCGTTTCAAAGCGGGCGTCGCGGTCGCCATCATGCGAGACTGTTTGGCTGCACTGGCGGCCTTGCATCGCGAAGGCATTGTGCACGGGGACGTGAAACCGGCGAACATCATGCTTAAGCGAAGCGGTCACGCGAAGCTAATCGACATGGGGTCTGCGATCGAATACAAAAACCCGCCTCGCGAACGAGAGTGCACCCCGCTGTACGCCGCCCCGGAGGTGCTTGAAAACGAACGCGCGACGCCACGTAGCGATTTGGCCAGCGTCGGCTATGTCTTGATTGAGCTGCTCAGTGGACGCAATATCTTTGCCGGCAACGAAAAACTTCGAGATCTGATCAACGCGAAAATCGAACTACCTGGGCGACTGCGCGATCTGTTGCCGAGCGAGGTTTGCCGTAACGAATTGTTGATGCAATTCCTGTTAGGCTTGATCTCACCCGACCCAACGCGTCGTTTCCCCAACGCCGAGGCAGCCGAGCACGTCGATACCGGAGCGGCGGCTTTTCACCGTCAACTGGTTATCGGCGACATGGCTACCGAGTACAACAATGACATCCGTTTATGGCTGGAAGAACTACGACGACTTGAAATTGAACCGTGA
- a CDS encoding inositol monophosphatase family protein, protein MNQQHLDVAIEAAKAGAAELISRWGSRTVTEKAPKDLVTDADLASQKAVRSILMNAFDDYAFVGEEEGENDPPANVRAGDADAPPCWVVDPLDGTVNYVHRLQSFAVSIGLYHNGKMRLGVILDPVSNELYSAVDGQGAHLNGLPIKTSDCTDLSQALIACSFPAGVKGDSPEVTRFVKVLERCRSLRRLGSCALNMCYVAAGRLDGYWATNVSAWDSAAGTVIAREAGAELTAYDGSEFDDWLPRFCVTASKPIQQTMVDLLGED, encoded by the coding sequence GTGAATCAACAACACCTGGACGTTGCCATCGAAGCCGCCAAGGCTGGCGCCGCAGAGCTAATTAGCCGCTGGGGCAGTCGAACGGTCACCGAAAAAGCCCCTAAGGACTTGGTGACCGATGCCGATCTTGCCTCACAAAAAGCTGTCCGTTCGATTCTGATGAACGCCTTTGACGACTATGCATTCGTCGGCGAAGAAGAGGGCGAGAACGATCCGCCGGCGAATGTCCGGGCCGGCGATGCGGACGCCCCGCCATGCTGGGTCGTTGATCCGCTCGACGGAACCGTCAACTATGTCCATCGTTTGCAATCGTTTGCCGTCTCGATCGGCTTGTACCACAACGGCAAGATGCGACTGGGCGTGATTTTGGATCCGGTTTCCAACGAGCTGTACTCTGCTGTCGACGGCCAGGGGGCGCACTTAAACGGTTTACCGATCAAAACCAGTGACTGCACCGATTTGTCTCAAGCGCTAATCGCTTGCAGTTTCCCCGCCGGTGTCAAAGGTGACTCGCCCGAAGTGACTCGTTTTGTCAAAGTGCTCGAACGGTGCCGTTCGCTGCGCCGACTTGGCTCGTGTGCGCTCAACATGTGCTACGTCGCGGCCGGACGTCTAGACGGTTACTGGGCGACGAACGTGAGTGCCTGGGACTCTGCCGCGGGAACCGTGATTGCCCGCGAGGCCGGGGCGGAACTGACCGCTTACGACGGCTCGGAATTCGATGACTGGTTGCCACGTTTTTGCGTCACCGCGTCGAAGCCAATTCAACAGACGATGGTCGATTTGCTTGGCGAGGACTGA
- a CDS encoding HAD family hydrolase: MGHPWYQPVLDHRQPIDPIPTDYSAQLQHLDGIRAVIFDVYGTLVISGSGDVGSADATDRGTFFDEAFKAAGIDCSAGRQPTIEDLHRQIQISNESRLSESCTKPEVDIVDVWRSTLVECGVAVDSVTSLHRLAAEYEARANPTWPMPNAKSLLAELHGRGLHLGIVSNAQGFTLPLIEEIAGDFGGNSVFDLDLCVFSYRYRHAKPDVCLFDVLCDRLSGLQIDPGEAVYVGNDRLNDIWAAATAGLKTAWFTGDSRSCRPRDDDSRVTGLTQNIVLTDLQELSRCV, encoded by the coding sequence ATGGGACATCCTTGGTATCAACCCGTCTTGGATCACCGTCAACCGATCGATCCGATCCCGACCGATTATTCGGCACAACTACAGCATCTCGATGGCATTCGCGCCGTGATATTTGATGTTTACGGGACGTTAGTCATCAGCGGCAGCGGCGATGTCGGCTCTGCCGACGCAACAGATCGTGGAACGTTTTTCGACGAGGCGTTCAAGGCGGCGGGGATTGATTGTTCGGCCGGGCGTCAGCCAACGATCGAAGACCTTCATCGACAAATTCAAATCAGTAACGAGAGTCGGTTGAGTGAATCGTGTACGAAGCCGGAGGTGGACATAGTCGATGTCTGGCGGTCCACACTGGTCGAATGCGGCGTCGCCGTTGATTCGGTCACATCGTTGCACCGATTGGCGGCCGAATACGAAGCTCGCGCCAACCCGACTTGGCCCATGCCGAACGCCAAATCACTGTTGGCCGAATTGCACGGTCGTGGGCTTCATCTGGGAATCGTTAGCAACGCTCAGGGATTCACATTGCCACTAATCGAAGAAATTGCGGGGGACTTTGGCGGCAATTCGGTATTTGACCTCGACTTGTGCGTGTTTTCATACCGCTATCGTCATGCCAAGCCGGACGTGTGTTTGTTTGACGTATTGTGTGACAGGCTTTCGGGCCTACAAATCGATCCCGGCGAGGCGGTTTACGTCGGAAACGACCGTTTGAACGATATCTGGGCTGCCGCGACGGCGGGCTTGAAAACGGCGTGGTTTACAGGGGATAGTCGAAGTTGTCGCCCACGGGATGACGATAGTCGCGTCACCGGACTGACCCAAAATATTGTTTTAACGGACTTGCAAGAATTATCACGCTGCGTTTAA
- the mqnC gene encoding cyclic dehypoxanthinyl futalosine synthase: MNQRLSAVMITDILEKAVAGERISGEEAHQLLESRDLAAIGSAADQVSRRMHPEPYRTYNVDRNINYTNVCTAVCNFCAFYRGPKSDEGYVLPREELFKKIEETVAVGGNQILLQGGLHPKYKLDWYEEMLRDIKSRFPMVNIHGFSPPELHHFTKVNKLPIEEVLARLKEAGLGSIPGGGAEILVDRVRHELTRGKVMSDDWLNVMRVWHKLGGISTATMMFGHVETLAERVEHLQRVRDLQDETAGFTAFICWTFQPENTDLSDIPAAGSFEYLKTQAVSRLFLDNVPNIQSSWVTQGLKMGQLAMLYGANDMGSLMLEENVVAEAGTVHFLSLLQIREAIEELGFQPRQRDVFYNLVDEDLERQAIEANGGPGPKDVVQLAV; this comes from the coding sequence TTGAACCAACGATTGAGTGCAGTGATGATCACGGACATTTTGGAAAAGGCTGTTGCCGGAGAACGCATTAGCGGTGAGGAAGCCCACCAATTGCTCGAAAGTCGTGATTTAGCGGCGATCGGCTCGGCTGCCGATCAGGTCTCGCGGCGAATGCATCCCGAACCGTACCGAACGTACAACGTCGATCGGAACATCAACTACACCAACGTCTGCACCGCCGTTTGCAATTTTTGTGCGTTCTACCGTGGTCCAAAAAGCGATGAAGGCTACGTTCTGCCTCGCGAAGAGCTGTTCAAGAAAATCGAGGAGACCGTTGCCGTCGGTGGCAATCAGATCTTGCTCCAAGGTGGTTTGCATCCCAAGTACAAGTTGGACTGGTACGAAGAGATGTTGCGGGACATCAAGTCTCGCTTTCCGATGGTCAACATTCACGGTTTTAGCCCCCCAGAGCTGCACCACTTTACGAAAGTCAACAAACTCCCGATTGAGGAGGTACTCGCCCGGCTTAAAGAGGCAGGGTTGGGAAGTATTCCCGGTGGGGGCGCCGAAATCCTGGTCGATCGCGTTCGCCACGAACTGACCCGCGGCAAAGTGATGAGCGACGATTGGCTGAACGTGATGCGCGTCTGGCACAAGCTCGGTGGCATCAGCACCGCGACGATGATGTTTGGACACGTTGAAACGCTGGCCGAACGTGTCGAACACTTGCAACGGGTGCGAGACCTTCAAGACGAGACGGCTGGATTTACGGCGTTCATTTGTTGGACCTTCCAGCCCGAAAACACTGATTTGAGTGATATCCCTGCGGCAGGGTCGTTTGAGTATCTGAAAACACAAGCCGTCTCGCGATTGTTTCTTGATAACGTCCCCAATATCCAAAGCAGCTGGGTGACACAGGGCTTGAAAATGGGACAACTCGCCATGCTCTACGGTGCTAACGACATGGGGAGTTTGATGCTGGAAGAAAACGTGGTCGCCGAGGCGGGCACGGTGCACTTTCTGTCGCTACTTCAGATCCGCGAAGCGATCGAAGAGTTGGGCTTCCAGCCTCGTCAGCGCGACGTTTTCTACAACCTCGTTGACGAGGATTTGGAGAGGCAAGCGATCGAGGCGAACGGGGGGCCGGGGCCGAAGGACGTCGTCCAACTGGCTGTCTAG